A region from the Kribbella shirazensis genome encodes:
- a CDS encoding alpha/beta fold hydrolase, with translation MPEPVTQTLDVPGATLTYDVRGDLANRPVLLLIGSPMGASGFPTLASHFEDRTVVTYDPRGVERSVRSGEPTELSPHDHAADLAALIDHLDAGPVDIFASSGGAVNALALTAQRPDLINTLVAHEPPLAAIVPDSEAALAVVQDMYETYQRDGLGPGMAKFIAFVGYDGQVPADYTQQPAPDPAMFGLPTEDDGTRTDALLGQNLRGCTSYQPDFDALDKAKERIVIGVGEESGDQLAARGGKAAAERLGLTPVTFPSGHGGFLGDEYGQPGKPTEFAAKLREVLG, from the coding sequence ATGCCGGAGCCTGTGACTCAGACGCTGGATGTGCCGGGGGCGACGCTGACGTACGACGTTCGCGGGGACTTGGCGAACCGCCCGGTGCTGCTGCTCATCGGGTCGCCGATGGGCGCCAGCGGTTTCCCGACCCTGGCCTCGCACTTCGAGGACCGGACCGTGGTGACGTACGACCCGCGTGGCGTCGAGCGCAGCGTCCGCAGCGGCGAGCCGACCGAGCTCTCACCCCACGACCACGCGGCCGATCTCGCCGCGCTCATCGATCACCTGGACGCGGGCCCGGTCGACATCTTCGCCAGCAGCGGCGGCGCGGTGAACGCGCTCGCCCTCACCGCGCAGCGCCCCGACCTCATCAACACCTTGGTCGCACACGAGCCGCCGCTCGCCGCGATCGTCCCCGACAGCGAGGCCGCGCTGGCCGTGGTCCAGGACATGTACGAGACGTACCAGCGCGACGGCCTGGGCCCCGGGATGGCGAAGTTCATCGCCTTCGTCGGGTACGACGGTCAGGTCCCCGCCGACTACACGCAGCAGCCCGCGCCGGATCCGGCGATGTTCGGTCTCCCCACCGAGGACGACGGCACCCGCACGGACGCTCTCCTCGGGCAGAACCTCCGCGGCTGTACGTCGTACCAGCCGGACTTCGACGCCCTGGACAAGGCGAAGGAACGGATCGTCATCGGCGTCGGCGAGGAATCCGGCGACCAGCTCGCAGCCCGCGGCGGAAAGGCAGCGGCCGAGCGCCTCGGACTGACACCGGTCACGTTCCCCAGCGGCCACGGCGGCTTCCTCGGCGACGAATACGGCCAGCCCGGCAAGCCGACCGAGTTCGCCGCGAAGTTGCGCGAGGTTCTCGGCTAG
- the purD gene encoding phosphoribosylamine--glycine ligase, translating to MKVLVVGSGGREHALVWGLSRDSEVEQVVAAPGNPGIAALRPAYDGQTVECRPVDMADHDAVVALARELDVDLVVVGPEAPLVAGLADPLRDAGIAVFGPSREAAQIEGSKAFAKDVMATASVPTGRAYVCTTAAEAAEAIDAFGPPYVVKDDGLAAGKGVVVTSDREEALAHAAQCEQVLIEEFLDGPEVSLFAITDGTTVLPMQPAQDFKRLGDNDEGPNTGGMGAYTPLPWAPDDLVAEITEKVLQPTVDELRHRGTPFTGLLYAGLALTSRGVRVIEFNCRFGDPETQALLPMLKTPLGGLLYAAATGKLADHGDLSWRNASAVTVVVAAKKYPASPRKGDVIAGLEQAENDDVRVFHAGTALDGDDLVTSGGRVLAVSAVGKDLAEARQRAYAAVGQIRIKGSQHRTDIALKAERGEITV from the coding sequence GTGAAGGTTTTGGTGGTTGGGTCCGGTGGTCGTGAGCACGCCCTGGTGTGGGGGCTGAGCCGGGATTCCGAGGTCGAGCAGGTCGTGGCGGCGCCGGGTAATCCGGGGATCGCCGCGCTGCGGCCGGCGTACGACGGGCAGACGGTGGAATGCCGTCCGGTGGACATGGCGGACCATGACGCGGTGGTCGCGCTGGCGCGGGAGCTGGACGTCGACCTGGTGGTCGTCGGGCCGGAGGCCCCGCTCGTGGCAGGTCTCGCGGATCCGCTGCGTGATGCCGGGATCGCCGTGTTCGGGCCGTCCCGGGAGGCCGCGCAGATCGAGGGCTCCAAGGCCTTCGCCAAGGACGTGATGGCCACCGCGAGCGTGCCGACCGGCCGGGCGTACGTGTGTACGACGGCCGCCGAGGCAGCGGAGGCGATCGACGCGTTCGGGCCGCCGTACGTCGTGAAGGACGACGGGCTCGCCGCGGGTAAGGGCGTGGTCGTCACGTCGGACCGCGAGGAGGCACTCGCGCACGCGGCGCAGTGCGAGCAGGTGCTGATCGAGGAGTTCCTCGACGGTCCTGAGGTCTCGCTGTTCGCGATCACCGACGGCACCACGGTCCTGCCGATGCAGCCGGCGCAGGACTTCAAGCGGCTCGGGGACAACGACGAGGGCCCGAACACCGGCGGCATGGGCGCCTACACGCCGTTGCCGTGGGCGCCGGACGACCTGGTCGCCGAGATCACCGAGAAGGTCCTGCAGCCGACCGTCGACGAGCTCCGCCACCGCGGTACCCCGTTCACCGGCCTGCTGTACGCCGGTCTCGCGCTGACGTCGCGCGGTGTCCGGGTGATCGAGTTCAACTGCCGCTTCGGCGACCCGGAGACGCAGGCGCTGCTGCCGATGCTGAAGACCCCGCTCGGCGGTCTGCTGTACGCCGCCGCGACCGGCAAACTCGCCGACCATGGGGACCTGAGCTGGCGGAACGCGTCCGCGGTCACCGTCGTGGTCGCGGCGAAGAAGTACCCGGCCAGCCCGCGCAAGGGTGACGTGATTGCGGGACTCGAGCAGGCGGAGAACGACGACGTCCGCGTCTTCCACGCGGGTACGGCGCTCGACGGTGACGACCTCGTGACGTCGGGTGGTCGTGTGCTCGCGGTGAGCGCGGTCGGCAAGGACCTCGCCGAGGCCCGCCAGCGCGCGTACGCCGCCGTCGGCCAGATCCGCATCAAGGGTTCCCAGCACCGCACCGACATCGCCCTCAAGGCCGAACGCGGCGAGATCACCGTCTGA
- the purB gene encoding adenylosuccinate lyase encodes MGVVTKPRIPNVLAARYASLSMAELWSPEHKIVLERKLWVAVLKAQSELGVAVPDGVVEDYERVIDQVDLASIADRERVTRHDVKARIEEFSALAGHEHIHKGMTSRDLTENVEQLQIRAGLELIRDRAVATAVRLGQLAADHAALVLTGRSHNVAAQATTLGKRFASAADELLVAIARIEELIERYPLRGVKGPVGTSQDMLDLFGGDPIKLEKLEQDIAQHLGFSHTLTSVGQVYPRSLDYEVVSALVQLAAGPSSLATTIRLMAGHELVTEGFKEGQVGSSAMPHKMNTRSCERVNGLAVILRGYASMAGELAGNQWNEGDVFCSVVRRVALPDAFFALDGLFETFLTVLDEFGVYPAVVARELERYLPFLTTTKVLMAAVKNGVGRETAHEVIKEHAVATALDLRQGLAANDLFHRLGADGRLGLTEEQIVGIVGEPLSFTGAAVAQVGTVVAKIDELAKRHPEAAAYTPGDIL; translated from the coding sequence ATGGGGGTCGTGACCAAACCCCGGATCCCCAACGTTCTCGCCGCGCGCTACGCCAGTCTCTCGATGGCGGAGCTGTGGTCACCGGAGCACAAGATCGTGCTCGAGCGGAAGCTCTGGGTCGCCGTTCTGAAGGCCCAGAGCGAGCTCGGCGTCGCGGTTCCGGACGGGGTCGTCGAGGACTACGAGCGGGTGATCGACCAGGTCGACCTGGCCTCGATCGCCGACCGTGAGCGGGTCACACGGCATGACGTGAAGGCGCGGATCGAGGAGTTCAGCGCGCTCGCCGGGCACGAGCACATCCACAAGGGGATGACGAGCCGTGACCTGACCGAGAACGTGGAGCAGCTCCAGATCCGCGCCGGCCTGGAGCTGATCCGGGATCGTGCGGTGGCCACCGCCGTACGGCTCGGGCAGCTGGCCGCCGACCACGCGGCGCTGGTGCTGACCGGCCGTTCGCACAACGTCGCCGCGCAGGCGACGACGCTCGGCAAGCGCTTCGCGTCGGCCGCGGACGAGCTGCTGGTCGCGATCGCCCGGATCGAGGAGCTGATCGAGCGGTATCCGCTGCGCGGCGTCAAGGGCCCGGTGGGTACGTCGCAGGACATGCTGGACCTGTTCGGCGGTGACCCGATCAAGCTGGAGAAGCTGGAGCAGGACATCGCCCAGCACCTCGGGTTCAGCCACACGCTGACGAGTGTCGGCCAGGTGTACCCGCGGTCGCTCGACTACGAGGTCGTGTCCGCGCTGGTGCAGCTGGCGGCGGGTCCGTCCAGCCTGGCGACCACGATCCGGCTGATGGCCGGCCACGAGCTGGTCACCGAGGGCTTCAAGGAGGGCCAGGTCGGGTCGTCGGCGATGCCGCACAAGATGAACACCCGGTCCTGCGAGCGGGTCAACGGTCTCGCGGTGATCCTCCGCGGGTACGCGTCGATGGCCGGTGAGCTCGCCGGCAACCAGTGGAACGAGGGCGACGTCTTCTGCTCCGTCGTACGGCGGGTCGCGCTGCCGGATGCGTTCTTCGCGCTGGACGGGCTGTTCGAGACGTTCCTGACCGTGCTGGACGAGTTCGGGGTGTACCCGGCGGTCGTCGCCCGTGAGCTGGAGCGGTACCTGCCGTTCCTGACCACGACCAAGGTGCTGATGGCCGCGGTCAAGAACGGCGTCGGCCGGGAGACCGCCCACGAGGTGATCAAGGAGCACGCGGTCGCCACCGCGCTCGACCTGCGCCAGGGCCTCGCGGCGAACGACCTGTTCCACCGCCTCGGCGCCGACGGCCGGCTCGGACTCACCGAGGAGCAGATCGTCGGCATCGTCGGCGAGCCGCTGTCGTTCACCGGCGCGGCCGTCGCCCAGGTCGGCACGGTGGTGGCGAAGATCGACGAGCTCGCGAAGCGCCACCCGGAGGCAGCCGCCTACACTCCGGGTGACATCCTCTGA
- the map gene encoding type I methionyl aminopeptidase, with the protein MIEILTPAEVAQARHTGALVADILHTLKSRSAVGTNLLDIDRWAQEMIVQAGAESCYVDYEPSFGRGPFGHYICTAVNDAVLHGLPHDYKLADGDLLTLDLAVSLGGVAADAAISFIVGESQPAESVALIDATRRALDAGIAAAVPGARIGDISHAIGTVLSAAGYQINTEFGGHGIGSTMHQDPHISNTGRPGRGYKLRPGLLLALEPWVMADTAKLVTDDDGWTLRSATGCRTAHTEHTIAITPNGPEILTLPKQS; encoded by the coding sequence ATGATCGAGATCCTGACCCCCGCCGAGGTCGCGCAGGCGAGGCACACCGGCGCCCTGGTCGCCGACATCTTGCACACGTTGAAGAGCCGCAGCGCGGTCGGTACGAATCTGCTCGACATCGACCGGTGGGCCCAGGAGATGATCGTCCAGGCCGGTGCAGAGTCCTGCTACGTCGACTACGAGCCGTCATTCGGGCGCGGGCCGTTCGGCCATTACATCTGTACTGCGGTCAACGACGCCGTGCTGCACGGTCTGCCGCACGACTACAAGCTCGCCGACGGCGACCTGCTGACGCTCGACCTCGCTGTGTCCCTGGGCGGAGTCGCGGCCGACGCCGCCATCAGCTTCATCGTGGGCGAGTCGCAGCCGGCCGAGAGTGTCGCGCTGATCGACGCGACCCGTCGCGCGCTGGACGCCGGCATCGCCGCAGCCGTGCCCGGGGCGCGCATCGGCGACATCTCCCATGCCATCGGGACGGTCCTCAGCGCGGCGGGGTACCAGATCAACACGGAGTTCGGCGGCCACGGCATCGGGTCGACGATGCACCAGGACCCCCACATCTCGAACACGGGCCGCCCCGGCCGCGGCTACAAACTCCGCCCCGGCCTCCTGCTCGCGCTCGAGCCATGGGTCATGGCCGACACCGCCAAACTGGTCACCGACGACGACGGCTGGACCCTCCGCAGCGCCACCGGCTGCCGCACCGCCCACACCGAACACACCATCGCCATCACCCCCAACGGCCCCGAAATCCTCACCCTGCCAAAGCAATCCTGA
- a CDS encoding helix-turn-helix domain-containing protein, translated as MVRLPLTPEEVERGQRLGALLRRARGERSMLQTALDARVSPETLRKIESGRVATPAFPTIAAIADVLGLSLDAVWAEINRTERGTRAPRSGARLAS; from the coding sequence ATGGTCAGGTTGCCGCTCACTCCCGAAGAGGTCGAGCGTGGACAGCGTCTCGGTGCGCTGCTGCGGCGCGCCCGGGGCGAGCGGTCGATGCTCCAGACGGCGCTCGACGCACGGGTCTCGCCGGAAACGCTGCGGAAGATCGAGTCGGGCCGCGTGGCGACGCCGGCCTTCCCGACCATCGCGGCGATCGCCGACGTCCTCGGTCTCTCCCTCGACGCGGTCTGGGCTGAGATCAACCGGACCGAGCGCGGCACGCGAGCGCCGCGCTCCGGTGCGCGATTGGCCTCGTAG
- a CDS encoding SigE family RNA polymerase sigma factor codes for METEGLRDFYTAHQPRLVGVVSLLTGSRAEAEDIVQEAFVRLVPRWEKVSRYDSPEAWVRLVAMRLAANRHRDGNRLTQLFHRLPAEHVPDHADGYAGDLEQALAGLPMPTRQVVVLHYVCDLSVAQVADTLGIAEGTVKSRLSRARDALSDSLLLRSDDHA; via the coding sequence ATGGAGACGGAGGGGCTGCGGGACTTCTACACCGCGCACCAGCCACGGCTGGTGGGTGTTGTCTCGCTGCTGACCGGGTCACGCGCCGAGGCCGAGGACATCGTCCAGGAGGCGTTCGTCCGGCTGGTGCCCCGCTGGGAGAAGGTGTCGCGGTACGACTCTCCCGAGGCCTGGGTGCGCCTGGTCGCGATGCGACTGGCCGCGAACAGGCACCGGGACGGCAACCGGCTGACACAGCTGTTCCACCGGTTGCCGGCGGAGCACGTCCCGGATCACGCCGACGGGTACGCCGGTGACCTCGAGCAGGCTCTCGCCGGCCTGCCGATGCCGACCCGGCAGGTCGTCGTCCTCCATTACGTCTGTGACCTGAGCGTGGCTCAGGTGGCGGACACACTCGGAATCGCGGAAGGCACGGTCAAGTCGCGCCTGTCCCGCGCCCGGGACGCCCTGTCCGATTCATTGCTGCTGAGGAGTGACGACCATGCCTGA